The window aagtttgaGTATATGTAGAACGAAGACTGCTGTGCGtgttttatgaagaaaaacaGTATATTTCTTTGTGGTTAATGAAACAGAAAGCTTAAAggttttatgaaaattaacGTTGAGAATTGGGCGCCATAAAATAAGCTACTTGCTGCGGGCCCatcaataaccgcagcaattagggTGGATGagtaagggttatttgctgcgggccactcaataaccgcagcaattgagctTGCAagtgattatttgctgcggttaggtccaaaaaccgcagcaattgtttggctttttttttatttcatttcctatttattgctgcgtatatacaataaccgcagcaaataataagcagcaaatacgtttttttccactagtgcttgctgcatgagtttcttttgtgattccatgcttctttgccaaatgtttgttaaaagatcccgtaccaccacctaacacgtattcacaaaacacaataaataaatttttataaaataggaatatataatgtatgtataaaaaacttaaaaagtatttacctctggcgaaattgtatgaaactaagggctttactccttgactttcacaaatttgacaagtgcataagaaaatatctggattctaggttggttcttttgtgaaatacgaccacacatgtgaaacagctccactaagaggtggcattgccggaaaaggttgtcttactggttcatcttcatctaaataaataatttaaaattataaaactataattaaataaataaataatttaaaatttaattaatttgaagaataaaattataaaactaaccgatagtttcgaaattgactcgtttaccacgagcttctctttgttgttgttgttctccttgttcttcatgtgatcttgttgatgactgtcgagatatatgtatcccaataggggtcatTGGtacctcttcttgttcttcttcttcatcaatttgtatttctctttctacttcttctgcataattatgtaattctgggtcgtacccttctggataatttggttcataattataattactaatggaaggtgttgttgataccgacggagtagaagtggcctttcttttggaggagctcgaacctcccaatgattttgccactttagtaactttttttgaggcttttttcaaaaataaagacatgattgatgatattgataattaaaagactaattatgtaattaagagaataattgcgtaattaaagaattaagtagagagagtaggagaagagatgagttgtgaatgaaaatgattgaaagtgatgggtatttatagggGAAAATGCAACGGCTCTCTAACGGATAGTTTtggcggttccggttccatggaaccgttgagccggttcaaccggaccggtcccggttccggttccggttccatggaaccgttggaccggttcacccgagccggttccggttccaaaccgcagttttttaggtccggttcatgaagtatttttcaggcggtttcacggttccggcaacttttttccggcggtttcacggtttcgcggttcggaacctgttgcaaacggttccggttccggtttcggatccggttccaagcggttcgggaccggttcggttccgggtaacccgccccgtggccatgcctagtctCATCATATCATTTGTAGTCTGAAAAGTGGCCTATCCAGAGTTTCAGAAGGCACCAACTAATCAACGAAATttgtttgtaaaattaacaactaatttttttatttttgcaaaatGACAAGTACaagcaaaataaatttatgaaaCTTATGATCTTATTCTTAAAAGAATTTCTCGTAATTAATAATGTTTTCGAATAATAGAATGCTAGTAATTAAGATCTATCTTAATCATATGCAATATCTGAATTAATAACAATTTgaacttatttattaaattcattcctctttattcaaaataatataactaaagaaaaagttaaatatactctaaaaataatGTGTATGTTGTAAACAAATAGTGGATTGATCAATTATAATGCACGTTCTTTATTGACGTCGTCTCACTGTGAAACGGCCTTAATTGGGTCAGccaaaactattttaaaaaaaattacttcttgtacaagtgtgaatttagctttcattgatttttttaattttttaactaaTGGGCTGCTTGTATGAATCCGTTTCACAGTAAAACAATCTTCACAGTAAaacaatctcatacaagacttggtaaaattttaaatacgatacatcataaaaggaaatgaaacAAGACTTCAGTATTAATTTTACACTCTTACtttaaccaataaaaaaagtctattttgaaatttttttaaaacaaaaaagtatAGGGGCACGTATTCCCTTAGGCCCCAAAGTGCATCTGCCACTCTGTGTGAACCACCATTATCCTAACGCTAAACCATCACAGTTCCACCCTGCTGCTATAACATTGTGAATGCTAAAACCtaaaagtaaattcaaattgaagaTGAAATCGTCAAAATTATtcgaaaataaataatagataagactatttatagcaaattaattgaaaattttcttttttcgaaaataataataataataataataataataataataacataaattctTATAAGAGTATATTGGATCAgtccataaaaaaatataaaataaaaataaacattaagctGCAGTAAACTACACGTGAAAAATGTCAAAGAGTCTCTTAAAAGACTagctataataatataataatagattaataataataataataataataataataataataataaacaatagtaaaattttAGTACAACGCTAATCACTATTACGAGTACttctaatatttaatttaccattttaatatttaatttaccggtatccaataaaaaaaaaagggaataaatttttttctttcaaaaaatattttgggTTGGAATAATTAAGAACAATAAGAAAAAAGAGAATCCCAAATCTCTGTAAAAACATCAAGAATAACACTATGATGATAAGGAGAattcaaagaaagaaaacaatgtAAAAGCTCTTCCAATTCTTTAGCTCCAAATATTTGCTtctcaattatcatttcctCCATTGATGTCCTAAAATCATTGTAAGGATCACTTGAACTCTTCACCACTGCATATGTATCCTTTACATCACCCTCCATTGCCACCCCTCCAACTTCAACCATTACCTTTTCTTCTCTCTTGGGCCTTGCCCTTCTGGTTCTGGGTCTACCCCGGgttcgggtccgggtctgggtcaaGTTTGAATGATCAGAATCAGAAGAAAAAGAGATTGATTTAGAGGAAAAAGACATAGACTTTAAAGAGAATAAAGTCTCCTTTTCCTCCCCTTCCCTTTCATCATCACTACTAAACCAAGCACCATTTTCAGTTTCATTCGAAGAAGAGTATATGAATTGATTAGGGTTTGCATTCTTCTTCAAATTTATGAACtgggtatttttatttttctttttctttgtttttctccCCTGTTTTTGAGAAAACAGAGGAAAAGCAGGGGAAGCAGGAGGACAACGCCGGCCACCGGAAACTTGCATAGAAGGTGACAATATTGTGTATTTTCCGGCTAATTTCCGGCAAGAAAAAGGATTGCcagaaataatacaattttcTCTAACCATTTGGTCAAAAGTTTCAGGGCATCTAGGTTTACAATGCATCATTGAGGAACATGATGGTGTTTGTTTGGGTCTTAAAACAGGGGAATTAAAAGGGTTAGCTTCATTTTTAGCTCTTTCTATCAATGGAGATTGAAGAAAAAGAGTATTTTCTTGGGTAAAGATTGGATTTTGATGATCAATAACTTCAGAtaggttttgggttttgcaAGAAGTGAAAAATTTTGGGATTtttagtttgaatttgatttcctTCTCCATTTTAGAGAGAACAAAATATATGAGAGCTTATTAGGGGGAAAATATAGGAGGATTGAAGGGAGGATCTTGTGGATTAAATAGAGGGAAAATCAAAAGGTGATTTTTCTTGAAAATCTAACAAGGTCAATttcctttttataatatttaaagaaaaaaaaagaattcaaccTAGAGAGATGGAAACCCCATTTTTAAATGATGTTGATTATTTATGGGCATGTAGGTTatgggtatttttttttttggcaaatataGTGCTACGGCCTACGTTTGTTAATAATTGCTattggttcatttttcatttcctAGTCGGTGCGGCTTCTATCACCATCCACActtaaaaattttccaaaatttgttttgttcttGTATTTTATTGAATGTTGATGGTGACAatacttgttttattttaaaaacttgtCATGTAGTAGTGCTTATTGGAGTCATATGGTAAGTAGTCTaaattatttgaatataaaaagttaaagtaaaaaaattgaaaatataatttttcataaaaaaccTATGATTAAGTTGTGAAGATTTTATACATATTAGTCCTAAAATACTTTACTTCTTAACTATTTATACATTTTAAGTTAGTGAATACTatacttttaatatatatatatatatatat of the Amaranthus tricolor cultivar Red isolate AtriRed21 chromosome 6, ASM2621246v1, whole genome shotgun sequence genome contains:
- the LOC130815592 gene encoding transcription repressor OFP8-like, whose protein sequence is MEKEIKFKLKIPKFFTSCKTQNLSEVIDHQNPIFTQENTLFLQSPLIERAKNEANPFNSPVLRPKQTPSCSSMMHCKPRCPETFDQMVRENCIISGNPFSCRKLAGKYTILSPSMQVSGGRRCPPASPAFPLFSQKQGRKTKKKKNKNTQFINLKKNANPNQFIYSSSNETENGAWFSSDDEREGEEKETLFSLKSMSFSSKSISFSSDSDHSNLTQTRTRTRGRPRTRRARPKREEKVMVEVGGVAMEGDVKDTYAVVKSSSDPYNDFRTSMEEMIIEKQIFGAKELEELLHCFLSLNSPYHHSVILDVFTEIWDSLFSYCFSIHNVIAAGWNCDGLALG